ACGCCCATACGCACCTACACCCAACACCCATCAAAGAACCTGGGCACAGGATAACCCCGACTGTcgtttgctgctgctgttgttgtggtgCTCCTGTCAATGACTTTTCATAAGGTTCATTTTGCTGACAGTTCATATTACCAGATTTCTTTCCCACACAGCCAAAGGTGTTGGTGTTGGGCTGTTGTGTGCCTGAAAATTGAATGTTTAGTGGGGAGTTTGAGTAGCTGGAGGGGGGGGCCCATCAATAACTTGCAATTAAGGAACCCTCATGCGGGGAGGTGTGAACGACTCCTTGGCCGATTAGAAAACATTTCgaacaagcaaacaaacagacAAACAAAGCAAACGAGTGCCAGCAATTTCCTCTCACTTTCTATCTATCATTTGGGGGAGATTCGGATCTTGAGCCGGCTTTCCCTCATAGTTCTGGGCCGCAATCCTCCTGGTGGCTCAGTGTAATTTAGATTTATGCGCCCCGCAACCGCTTTCACCCTCTCGTGCACAGGGAGAAAAACAGAGGGTTATAGAGTTTATCTATACTTATCTTATACAGTTAATTatcagaatttaatttataagtacttatttgcttaaaaatgtacttcaaatatatttttttgttttgctttaacattaatcattttttacatttaacattaacatttttggttCAATATGTATCTTAATACAAAACttaattagaaataaaaaattggcaataaaatttcagttcaaaaagtaatattaaggtagaaatatttaaattggatAAGAAAGTAATAATACataggtattttttttaaatatttcctcTTTTTGCCGAGCTAGTACAATAGCAAtgcaaaaattgtatattttattgtcaTGTCTATAAAATCGTTCTAATGCTGCATAATTATATAGTGTCAAATGTCAATCCCGTCTCCCTCTTTTCTCTAACTGCAGCGTATCTAAGCATCTTGTATCGGAGTCCATCTATAGCAAGTCAAGCCGCATTTTGCGTTGATTATGGTTGATTTATATGACAGGCCAGCCTCCGCCGCCAGAGCCTGCCACGAGGGTTGTCGCCGCTGCCCCGGGAGATGTGTTAATCCATCGCAGCTAGGACTATATCGACTACATGGGCTACGCTGGGCTGCAGTGGTCTTCGGTGACTTTTGACTTTGGTTCCGTTTTAATTGAGCGCCAAAGCACGGCTGTCGGAGCACGCCCCCATAAATCAAGCGGGCTGTCGGCCTGTGAGTTATTCACTCAGCCGCAATGTCCAGCTGTCAATCATTTACGTAGTTTGGTGCGTAAAAAAGGAAACGACAATTTAACGGCGGTGTGGTAGTGCTCAGCTCCCCCAATCAGCCGGAAAAGGAGCGGGCCTGGCGCGATTAAGGGGCCACCCTTTTAAGGGAAACTTCATTAGGCCAGAAAGGCTGCCCTGGGGCCAAAACGGCAGCCGCTTTTAATGAGCCCTCAACAGATTCAGCTTAAAGGAGAGTGGGTGGGAAGTGGTAATGGAATGGGCAATGGGTAGTGGGTAGTGGAAAAGCAGAGGCACGTGACATGACAGTTGgagattttctttattttcagcGTCAAGCTGCGAGCTTTctaagctgctgctgctgctgctgctggtgatgaTTTTTCGGATTGTGAGACATAGGAAGTTGTTGAAATCTTGTGAtgcattaaaatttgcaaGTTTTGACTTGGCTTTGTCTGTGTGTGGTGTGGGGCAGAGTGGGTGGGTCCTGTGTCTGAGTGCGTGTGAGTGACAGTTGTGTGTCAGTGGCACGCTTTTCCATCTTTCGGCAGCATTTTcactacacacacacacacacacacacactggcattTTATGCAAATGTCGCTTTTCTGCGTAGCTGCCTCGCTTTTTAATGAGCACACACCCACAGAGGTTGGCACACAACCACAGTTGACTGTGCGAGTTTTCTTCTgtgactgtgtgtgtgtgtgagtggtgtgtctgtgtgtgtgacCCAAGTCCTGCGACTGTgaagcaattaaaatgaaataagcaAAGTTTTTTCACCCGACAAACAAATTTCCACTGCAACATCAAgacaaatgttaaaatgtcATAGCCACACCGTAAAGAAATATCTTAAATGATGATTAATTAGctgtaatttttctttaagtttCTTTTAGATTGCAATTGTAATTTCCAATGTTTTGGCACCCTTGTTAGAAATCtgttaatgtttattttaattcctttttagcaactttaagttttaaaatagataaactataaaaaccaTGTCTTTGGATTTCTTTTGTTGGCGAAAAGAAGAATAAGAATATTCCAGATTTTAATGAAAGTCACGAGTGGGGAAAGGAAAAGTGTGAataaaagaggaaataaagtTGGGGCCGTGACTCGTTTGGTCGTTTTGGTTTAAAAGCCCATTTGCTACTCAATCAGCTGGCATCAAGAATTGCTTTAAAAGCATTTGCAATGCCTCCGCCACTCCCCGTCTTGCATTTGTTACGTCCCTGTTATCCTTGATCCTATTTGCGATTTTCCATTCTGCAGCGCTCGAGTGGAAGTGGCCATACCATTCAAAACGAATGCGCCATGTGCATAGGTGTGAAGGTTGCCGCGGGCGAGCAGCTGCAA
This genomic window from Drosophila gunungcola strain Sukarami chromosome 3R, Dgunungcola_SK_2, whole genome shotgun sequence contains:
- the LOC128251679 gene encoding LOW QUALITY PROTEIN: uncharacterized protein LOC128251679 (The sequence of the model RefSeq protein was modified relative to this genomic sequence to represent the inferred CDS: inserted 1 base in 1 codon), which encodes MPPCFGAQLKRNQSQKSPKTTAAQRSPCSRYSPSCDGLTHLPGQRRQPSWQALAAXGWPVI